The Bacteroides fragilis NCTC 9343 genome includes the window TGATTCATCAACAAAAGATTTCACCTTTCAGCTGGATGAAGTATATTGTTATCTCTAAAGTGGATTTGGAGGAGGATGGCAGAGAGATACTCATTCATGAGGCAGCACATGTTCGTAATCGTCACTCTGTCGATTTGCTGATTGCCGATATCTGTATTTTCTTTCAATGGTTCAATCCGGCTTCCTGGCTATTAAAGCAGGAACTTCAGAATATTCATGAGTATGAAGCGGATGAGTCTGTTATCAGAGAGGGAGTTAATGCCAGGCAATATCAGTTGCTACTGATAAAAAAAGCTGTTGGCACAAGGCTCTACTCTATGGCCAACAGCTTTAATCACAGTAAACTTAAAAAACGTATCACTATGATGTTAAAAGAAAAGTCAAATCCATGGGCACGATTGAAGTACTTGTATGTACTTCCTTTGGCCGCCATTGCTGTGACTGCATTTGCCCGTCCTGAGATTTCGGGTAAGATGGATGAAATCTCGGCCGTGAAAGTGAATGATTTCGTGCAAATAGTAGGGACTAAAGTGCCTGAAAAAAAGGTTGAGGTGTTGAAAGATACTGTGAAAAAAGATGCTCCGAAAGAAGAGGCTTTTGAAGTATCCCGGTTGGAAACGGTACCTACGCACTCGAAAGTAACCATAACGGATGGGATGAAAAGAAGCGGGATGGATTTGTTTTCGGTTAGAAATGCCGGTTCTCAACCTCAGCCCTTGATCCTTGTGGATGGAAAAGAGATAACCGGCGAGCAGATGCAACGGGATATCAATCCGGATATGATTGAGTCTATCAGTGTTCTGAAAGACGAAGCGTCGACAGCCATATATGGAGATAAGGCCAAACATGGCGTAATTCTGATTACACTGAAAGGAAAGGATGTGCAAAATGTGCTGTCTCTTTCTGCTTCGGATCCGGAAGACGGGGTGAAGGTTGTAGGAGTGGTCAAAGATCATCTGGATAAGCCATTGGCGGGGGCATCTGTATTTATTTCGGGAACCGTCTCGGGAACAATGTCTGATGCTTATGGACGTTTTGTTCTTTTGGCTCCCAAGAACGCTATGCTCCGTATTTCATATACGGGCATGACAACAGTTGAAAAGGCTGTGGCTCCGGAGGTAAACGTGACATTGAATCCGGCAGACTAAAAAATATTTATTGTGGGGTGCTACTCCCACAGACCAATGTGTCAAAACTCACCATGGAGGATAAGCCTTCTATCCCCGGTCGGAAGGATGGAAAAAAACGGGAAAATATCGATTTGAAAGAACTTTATCAATTATATAATGAAATAGATTCGTATATTAGCCAACGATATAACGAACTGTTTGGACTCTGAAGCCATGTTTATTCCGAGTCGGAGGATTACACTTTAACCATTATGTATTTATGAAGAGATTATTATCCGTTTTTCTATTTCTATTTTGCTGCGTTATAGCGGCCGATGCACAAGACGATGCCGCACAGTATGATTCGATAATGAATCTGATGAAAAATAAAAAGATTCCTTTGATGGAACGTTATTATATGACCGGGGATATCGAATATCTTTCACGGGAGCATCAGATTGCCGTGCTGAAGCAATTGATTCCGGAAGCGAAAGAGGTGGAGGATAAGGCGGTCATTACCCGTCTTTATTCCATTGTAGCCATGTTCGAAAATCAACTTGGACATATGACTGAGGCTAAAAACTATCTGGACAGTGCTTTTATGAATAAGGGAAAGTTTGAAAACAACAATATTTCCGGTATGATGCACTACATTGCCGGAATCTATTATTCGGATAAGAACCTGATGGAACAGGCACATGAGAATTATTATCAGGCTGCTGAGTATTTTAATCGCAATGAAATGAAGCCGGCCATCTTAACGGAGATTTATTATGATCTGTCTATCATTTACTCGATGTGGCAAGATGATGAGGGATTACATGAATTGTCGGAAGCGATGAAAGACTTACCGGTAGATTTCCCTTTTCAGCAGATATTGAAGTGGACCATAAAGGCGAAATACTTTTATGCCTTATATCAGAATGAACACCGGGTGGATTTGCTGGATTCTGTGACGAAGTATAACCAGGAGGCTTTTAAGGTCTACACATCCACCGAAAATCCTTATGACGTGGGATATGTCATATCCGACAATTATTTGCACCAGGCAATAGTTTACAGTGAGGCGGGAAAAATCAAGGAAGCCGAACAGTGCTTTGAAACGGGTAAGAAACTGATGAATCCTAAAAAGATCGATGCCAATGTTTCGGTCAGTTATGTTTCGGGAGTAATTGCCTATTATCAGGCTGATTATGAATTGGCCGAACAACATTTACAGGACGGACTGCGTGAGTTGAAGCGGATGGATGAAGAGCAGGAGGTGGATTACTATCATGCTTTGATTGAATTCTATACACTGTTGGCTAAGGTATACGAGAAGCAGGAACTTTATAATAAGGCTTTGGAGGCAGCCCGTAATTCACTGAAATATGAAACTCGCTTGTTTGACAAAAATAGCAATAAGACGATCCAGAAATTACGGACACAATATAATCTGAATGAAAAGGAACGGGTTGTGGAGCAATTGTCCGCTATTAACGAAAAGAACCGACGGATTAATATTCTTTCGGCCATTCTTATTGTTCTGGCACTGGTCACTATCTTTTTACTTTTGAAACGCTATCGTTCGCGCCAGCGTATTCATGAAGGAATGTTGCAGATTGCCAAACTAAAGCAGCAGGAAGCTGAACTTCTGGTTAAGTTGCAGAAGACAAAACTTGAGGAAAGGGAACGGGAGTTCCAGTCTTTAGTGCATGAAGCGCAACAGCGTAAAGTTCAATATTATCTGGAAGGTCTTGAGGTGGAAAGAAAGCGATTGGCGAAGGAACTTCATGATAATGTTTCCAATGAATTATTGGCCATCAAGATGAAAATCACCGATGGAACAAGTAGCTGTGAGGAGATCATGGACACGTTACAAACTTTGCAAGCGGAAGTACGGGGCATTTCGCATGACCTGATGCCACCTATTTTCAAATACGCTTCGTTATCGGAGATTCTTCAGGATTATGTATATCAGCATAATCAGCCGGGGCAGACCGAACTGGAGCTGTTGCTCGAACCGGAGGATAACTTTGACAATTTATCGCAGAAGGTGTCGCTGGAGATCTATCGAATTGTACAGGAAGCTGTTGGTAACTCGTTGAAGCATGCACAAGCCACGCTGGTGAAGATTATCCTGGTGCGGGAAGATAACAAGGTGAAATTGACGGTTTCGGATAATGGAAGAGGATTTGAGCAACAGACCGGGAAGACGGGAATTGGTCTTACTATCATAAAAGAGCGTGTGGAAAACCTGAGGGGAACTCTGACTTTGAACTCTGCTCCGGGAAAAGGAACAGAGCTGATCGTGGAAATCGATCTGGAGAATCTGGAAAAATAAAAGAGAGATAACAGTTTGTTTACCACCGATTACGTAAACCGGGATAACCGTTTGGGTAATCGGTGGCGTTGGAGATATATCCTATTGTCAAATATTTATTTTATCTGATAGCTGAAAATGACAGGATTAGAGTCGCTGTCCAATGATTCTGTCAATTTATATAGTTTATCGGACATTTTATCCTTGAAAGATGGATGATTGTCTACGATAGCTTTGAGGCTGAACAGGGTCGTAGGATAAACCGTGAAGAATACACGGTTGTTGGCTCCTTCCACCGGTATGTATTGGTGTAAGTCTGTTTGGTATCCCGTATTTCGTATCTTATTGTATTTCAATAATTTGTTTTGCGTTTTATCAAATACATATACACCGAACAGATTCGTACTGAACATTAAATACTGGGGAGCATTTGCCACATTAGCCATTAAATATACATATCGATCCCAGGTGAATTTATTAAGCTCACGACAGGTGTATTCTTTGTCTTTAGCAGCTTCCGGAAAATTCTCGTTCATAAAATCGAAAGAGTAGTAAGGGGTTATCTTTCCGTCTTCCAGTTGGTAGATGGTGTTATCGAATTTTCTGGTAAATACAATAGGAGTGGTTCCATTCAGCCGGCTTCCTCCGATAAAACAATAAGGAGCTATTTCTCGGAGTGGTTTTAATAGTTCAGTCTTTTGGTTGTCCGGGGCTATTACTGTGATGGATGATGTGGATAACTGATTATTAATATATGTGGCATTTTCTAAATATGTCACTCCGTTGTCAATTGCTATTGAATGATAGTATCCTTGTAGTTTGGTAGTTTTAATGAAGTTTCCTTGTAAGTCATAATATATCAGTGAGGTCGGGTCAGCCAGGAATACTAAATTTTCATTTTGCCTGTCTATGGCTATATCCAGTATGCTTCCATATTCTCCTTTACCTATCCCTACACGGTGTATGGTAAATAGGTGTCTGCCTTTGTCATTGAAAGCCAACACTTGCTTCATGGATTTATCTAAAATATAATAGGTGTTTTTCCATTCTATTACCCGATTTATACGCTTTATCAATGCATTGTCTTTGGTTTCCAAGCAGAAGACTTGAGGATTTTTTAGGAAAAGAGTGTCATCCACTACTTTTTCTACTGTTTCTAACTTTGCGACCGAACCTGTTATTTCATTCTGGGTCATACATCCGCAGAACATTATAATCAATAGGAAGCTGGAGAAAAATATTTTTTTTATCATATTAAAGAGGTCTTTGACTAATATCTGCACTAAAATCATATTCGCATGCGATTATATCCATTATTATATTCGTATCCGATTGGTGTCAATGCCCCGATATTGGATAAAAAATTGAAGATTGAATTTAATTGTAGTGATTATGCGCAAGACAATGGGCGCTGCAATGCCGGGTAAGAAAAGTACTCGTTTTCGCATAGTGTTAACTTTTAAGGGATATTCTTATTATCGGTAAAGATACTAAAAATATTATGTAATAACGCTTCCTTTGCAACTCTTTTTATTTTATCTGGCTTTTTTCGCTTCTTTGTTAAGAATTCATCTTCTATATAAACCTGTTTATTTAATTGAGGCCTGAAGATACGATAATATTTCTTTCTCTTGTTCAGGATGGAAC containing:
- a CDS encoding M56 family metallopeptidase → MMGLFFVYIVKSSVCLAGFYLFYRLLLSKETFHRFNRIALLTLLLLSLLLPLVQLTTIEQTEVHQTMLTIEQLLMMADMPVSEVTPAEAVTLSGIQILLMVYLSGVLFFACRHIYSLGRLLMLLRSGEKEKMENGMTLVIHQQKISPFSWMKYIVISKVDLEEDGREILIHEAAHVRNRHSVDLLIADICIFFQWFNPASWLLKQELQNIHEYEADESVIREGVNARQYQLLLIKKAVGTRLYSMANSFNHSKLKKRITMMLKEKSNPWARLKYLYVLPLAAIAVTAFARPEISGKMDEISAVKVNDFVQIVGTKVPEKKVEVLKDTVKKDAPKEEAFEVSRLETVPTHSKVTITDGMKRSGMDLFSVRNAGSQPQPLILVDGKEITGEQMQRDINPDMIESISVLKDEASTAIYGDKAKHGVILITLKGKDVQNVLSLSASDPEDGVKVVGVVKDHLDKPLAGASVFISGTVSGTMSDAYGRFVLLAPKNAMLRISYTGMTTVEKAVAPEVNVTLNPAD
- a CDS encoding ATP-binding protein; its protein translation is MKRLLSVFLFLFCCVIAADAQDDAAQYDSIMNLMKNKKIPLMERYYMTGDIEYLSREHQIAVLKQLIPEAKEVEDKAVITRLYSIVAMFENQLGHMTEAKNYLDSAFMNKGKFENNNISGMMHYIAGIYYSDKNLMEQAHENYYQAAEYFNRNEMKPAILTEIYYDLSIIYSMWQDDEGLHELSEAMKDLPVDFPFQQILKWTIKAKYFYALYQNEHRVDLLDSVTKYNQEAFKVYTSTENPYDVGYVISDNYLHQAIVYSEAGKIKEAEQCFETGKKLMNPKKIDANVSVSYVSGVIAYYQADYELAEQHLQDGLRELKRMDEEQEVDYYHALIEFYTLLAKVYEKQELYNKALEAARNSLKYETRLFDKNSNKTIQKLRTQYNLNEKERVVEQLSAINEKNRRINILSAILIVLALVTIFLLLKRYRSRQRIHEGMLQIAKLKQQEAELLVKLQKTKLEEREREFQSLVHEAQQRKVQYYLEGLEVERKRLAKELHDNVSNELLAIKMKITDGTSSCEEIMDTLQTLQAEVRGISHDLMPPIFKYASLSEILQDYVYQHNQPGQTELELLLEPEDNFDNLSQKVSLEIYRIVQEAVGNSLKHAQATLVKIILVREDNKVKLTVSDNGRGFEQQTGKTGIGLTIIKERVENLRGTLTLNSAPGKGTELIVEIDLENLEK
- a CDS encoding 6-bladed beta-propeller; translated protein: MILVQILVKDLFNMIKKIFFSSFLLIIMFCGCMTQNEITGSVAKLETVEKVVDDTLFLKNPQVFCLETKDNALIKRINRVIEWKNTYYILDKSMKQVLAFNDKGRHLFTIHRVGIGKGEYGSILDIAIDRQNENLVFLADPTSLIYYDLQGNFIKTTKLQGYYHSIAIDNGVTYLENATYINNQLSTSSITVIAPDNQKTELLKPLREIAPYCFIGGSRLNGTTPIVFTRKFDNTIYQLEDGKITPYYSFDFMNENFPEAAKDKEYTCRELNKFTWDRYVYLMANVANAPQYLMFSTNLFGVYVFDKTQNKLLKYNKIRNTGYQTDLHQYIPVEGANNRVFFTVYPTTLFSLKAIVDNHPSFKDKMSDKLYKLTESLDSDSNPVIFSYQIK